A window of the Gossypium hirsutum isolate 1008001.06 chromosome A03, Gossypium_hirsutum_v2.1, whole genome shotgun sequence genome harbors these coding sequences:
- the LOC107887535 gene encoding chitinase 2-like, which yields MESSKLLIALFVVQVFFPCHMSIQAAPENSDLFREYIGAEFNNVKFTDVPIDSNVEFHFILSFAIDCDSTSCSSPTNGKFNVFWDSDNLSPSQVSSIKSTHSNVKVALSLGGDSVGDSYAYFDPSSVDSWVSNALSSLIDIMQEYHLDGIDIDYEHFNADPDTFAECIGKLVKTLKNNGVISFASIAPFDDDDVQSHYKALWQSYGDLIDYVNFQFYAAFLIN from the coding sequence ATGGAGTCTTCTAAGCTTCTCATTGCCCTTTTCGTTGTTCAAGTTTTCTTCCCTTGCCATATGTCAATCCAAGCAGCACCCGAGAACTCGGACCTTTTCCGAGAATACATAGGAGCTGAATTCAACAACGTTAAATTCACTGATGTTCCCATTGATTCAAACGTTGAATTCCACTTCATTCTTTCATTTGCCATAGACTGTGACAGCACCTCATGTTCTTCTCCAACAAATGGGAAGTTCAATGTCTTTTGGGACTCTGATAACCTTAGTCCTTCCCAAGTTTCTTCCATCAAGAGCACCCATTCAAATGTTAAAGTAGCTTTGAGCTTAGGAGGGGACAGTGTGGGAGATAGCTATGCTTACTTCGACCCTTCCTCTGTAGATTCTTGGGTTTCTAATGCACTTTCTTCACTCATAGATATCATGCAAGAGTACCATTTGGATGGGATTGATATTGACTATGAGCACTTCAATGCCGATCCTGACACCTTCGCTGAGTGCATTGGGAAACTCGTAAAAACCCTCAAGAATAATGGAGTGATCTCTTTCGCTTCCATAGCTCCATTTGACGATGATGATGTTCAAAGTCATTACAAGGCCTTGTGGCAAAGCTATGGTGACCTCATAGACTATGTCAACTTCCAGTTTTACGCGGCTTTTTTAATAAActaa